In the genome of Halobacteriovorax sp. DA5, the window AAGTTATGATGAGAAGCTTGCAAGTCTAAGGAGGTCACTTTGATGTTGACCAAAAGTCAGCACGCATAGGTGAAATTCAAGATATGGAGGCCATGCCTGGCTTCTGGGACGACAATCAAAATGCTGCCAAAGTACAAAAGGAAAAAAACCTTTTAGAAGATGTCGTTAATACTTATACAAAATTAAAAGATCTATATGATGAATTTGAAATTTTAAATGAATACGCTACTGAAGGTGATGAAGAATCTGCTACAGCAGCGATTGAGATTTCAGATGAATTCGTCGAAGCTTTCAATAAAGCGGAATTAAAAGTTCTACTTTCTGATGATGCTGACCCAAATAATGCGATTGTTAGTATAAATGCTGGTGCCGGTGGTACCGAATCTTGCGATTGGGCAAGTATGCTATTTAGAATGGTAAAGAGATGGGCCGAACATAAAAAGTTTAAGGTTCAACTTCTTGATGTTCAAGATGGTGATAGTGCAGGGATCAAATCAGCAACGATGTTAATTGAAGGCAATTACGCTTACGGAAATCTTAAATCTGAAACAGGCGTGCATCGTCTTGTGCGTATTTCACCATTTGATTCAGCTAATCGTAGACATACTTCTTTTGCTTCAATTTTTGTTTCACCAGAAGTCGATGACGATATTGAAATTGAAGTTTTAGATAAAGATATTCGCATTGATGTTTATCGCTCTGGTGGTGCTGGTGGACAGTCAGTAAATACAACTGATTCGGCCGTTAGAATTACGCACTTTCCAACTGGTCTTGTTGTAACTTGTCAAAATGAAAGGTCACAGCTGCAAAATAAAATTCAGGCCATGAAAGTTCTTAAGTCTCGTTTATATGAGTTAGAGCTAGAAAAGCAAAGAGCAGCGGCCGCTGAAGAAGAAGCTAATAAGAAAGAGATTGGATGGGGGGCACAGATTCGCTCTTACGTTCTACATCCTTATAAAATGGTTAAAGATCACAGAACTAACTATGAATCATCACAAGCTGAAAAAGTTTTAGATGGTGATATCGATGGTTTTATGGATGCATATTTAAGATGGTCAGTTGATGGGATGAAGGAAGAGTAATTTGAGTTTTTTCTATCTATTTAAAGATTTTCAATTACTTTTTTTTCGTGATCGATCGTCACGTTATTTTATTACGGCCACAATTATAGGCCTTATGTTTTCTCTTGCCGTTATTCTTTGTAGTTTGGCCCTGATGGATGGCTTTGGGGTAACTCTTAAGAAATCCCTTAATGCTGGAAGTGGTGAGATTATTCTTACGGCAACAAATGGATTCTTTGAGTTAAATGAAAATGAACAAAAGGATCTTGATAACTTTCCAATTCAAACTAAAATTCCAATGCTTCGTACACAATCATTTGTAAATAAAGATGAGAAGGGAAAGGCCGTCTTTGTCGTTGGTGTTAATGAAAAGATTAATCAACTCGATAATGGTCTAGTTGAGCCTGGCGAAAATGAAGTTATAATTGGTGATCTTCTTGCACAAGATTTAAAGGTTAAAGTGGGAGATACTTTAAAGTTCAGTTTTTCGGCCGGTAAATTAGGTGAACGATATCTTCCAACAAATGCGGTTTTAAAAGTAAAAGATATTAAAACTTTTAAAATTCACGAATATCGAAATCGTTTTGTTTATGTGAACTTAAAAAAGATTCAAACTCTTTTGGGAGTTAAGGATCGTATTAATTTAATGAGCCTAAGGCTAAAACCTGAGTATCGAAGTCTTTCGAAGATCAATGAAGTTGTAGCTGATATGAAAAGTGTCTTCTACTATGAATATACTATCGCACCTTATTGGAGCGATTTTGCAACTTTCTTAAAGGCCGTTGAATTTGAAAAATATATGATTTCGATTGTTTTCTCAATTGTTGTTATCTTAGCTATCTTTAACTGTTTAGCTTTTATCATATTTTCAAAAGAGAGAAGGTCACAAGAAATCTTTTTACTATATGCTATTGGACTTTCTCCTAAGAAATTTAGAACACTTTGGATGGTTCAGAATATCGGGATTTGGCTTATTGCATTTTTAGGCTCTCTCGTTTGCGTAGAGATTTTTGATTATCTTCTATCAACTCTTGATATTTTCTCTCTTCCAACAGATGTTTATCACCTAAATCGAATTGAGCTATTCTTATCCCTAAGAGATATTTTTATTGTTGGATTAATTTCATTTATCTTTATTATATTCTTAACTTTTGTAGTTCTTAAGAGATTAGATTCAAAATCAATGGCCCAAGGCCTTAGAGAGGAGTTTTCGTAAATGGCAGTTTTAAATGTATCGAATGTTTACAAAGACTTTGGAAATTCTCATATCCTAAAAGGGGTTGATCTTGAACTTTCACAAGGTGAACAATGTGTAATTAAGGGATCATCGGGGTGTGGTAAATCAACTCTTTTGTATCTTATTGGGGGACTTGAGAATATTACTTCAGGTCAAATTACAGTTGATAACTTGAATATTGGTCAAATGAATGATGCGAAGTTAGCAAATTATCGTAATTCCAAAATAGGATTTGTTTTCCAATTTCATTTTTTACTTTCATCTCTAACATGTCTTGAAAATATTCTTCTTCCGGCCCGCTTAGGTGGACATGATGTGTCAAAGGTGAAGAAGTATATTCTCTCTCTGGCCAAGACTTTAGGTGTATCTGAGTGCCTTAAGCGCTACCCATATGAGATCTCTGGTGGGCAGCAGCAGCGTATCAATCTTATACGTGCTCTATCACTGCGTCCAAAGCTTTTACTGTGCGATGAGCCGACAGGTAATCTCGACTCTAAGAATTCAAAAATTGTTGCTGATCTTATCTTCGAATTATCAAGAGAGCTTGGAACAACTCTTCTTGTTGTAACGCATGACGAGGAAATGTCTCGTAAGTTTAGTCGTGTTCATACGATGATCGATGGAATCCTGCATTAATACATCACTTTTTTGTGCAGGATGTTCGTTTTTCTTTTTGTAACTTTGTAAGATTATTGATATTTTTTTACTCAAGTATTTTTTGTCTGCACACACATGACAGGATCGTGAGATCACGGAGACTAGATGATTAACTCTTGGAAGAGTTTTATATATATAATTGTTTTTTCAATTACCTTAAGTATTCAAGCAAGTGAAATTGGACCACGTGTTCGTCTGTTTAAAATCTCAAGTGTTGAAGTTCAAGGTTTAAAGAAGGTAGAGAAAGAAGCTGTTCTTGATAAGCTACGTTCTCGCGCTGGCCTTACTCTTACAAATGAAATTCTATTTGATGACATTAAAACAATTTATAACCTCAAGTACTTTGAGTCCGTAGAGGCTCATCAGGATGGCAATAAGCTAATCTTTCAAGTTGTTGAAAAGCCTATTATTGCTAAGATCGTTTTTAGTGGAAATGATGAAGTCGATAAAGACGACTTAAGTGAAAACTTAAAGACAAGAGAATACTCAATCCTAGACATTAACTCAATTCAAGCTGATGTTCGCCAAATGGAGAAGACCTACGAAGAAAAGGGCTTCTACCTGGCCAATGTTTCGTATGAAATTAGACATGTCGACAAAGAGAATGTTCACTTAGTTTATAAAATCAGTGAGTACGATAAGGTTCGAGTTAAGAAAGTGACTTTCTTAGGTCTAACTGCTTTTGCAGAAGAAGAAGTTAAGTCAATTATGGAGACAAGAGAGGAGAGTCTATTTTCATTCCTTTCTGGTTCAGGAAACTTTAAAGAACTAAATTTTAAAACAGATATTGAAAGAATTAAGTATTTCTATTCGACTAAAGGTTATCTTCAGGTCAACGTTGCTGTCCCTGAAGTAACAGTTTCAGAAGATAAGAAATGGGTATTCATTACTGTTAAGATTAAAGAAGGTCCTAAATTTGATGTTCGTGATGTTTACTTCCAAGGTGAGCTTCTTTTTACTGAAGATGAACTTAGAGAAAAAACAAAACTTAAGGCCGGAGAAGTTTATTCAGAAGAGCTTTTAAGACGTGATATTCAAACTCTTACTGAGTCATACCAAGACCTTGGTTATGCCTTTGCCAACGTTATCAGAAATATCCAACTAGTACCTGGCGAAAATAGAGTTGATATTCAGTACTCATTTGAAAAAGGGAAGCTTGCGAAGTTTGGTCGCATCTCAGTAACTGGAAATACTAAAACTCGTGATAAAGTAATTCGTCGTGAGCTTAAAATTCATGAAGGTGGGAAGTATTCTGGTTCAGGTCTTCGTGAGTCAAAAGAAAATGTTAATCGTCTTGGTTTCTTTGAACCAGGTAGCGTTATCTTCAATACTGTTTCATCTCCGGGACAAGACGATATTCTTGATGTTGAGATTAGTGTTAAAGAAAAGAGTACAGGACAAATTTCTCTTGGTGCTGGTTACTCAACGGCAACAGGTGGTTTCTTTCAAGCTTCTATTTCTCAAAACAACTTTAGAGGTTTAGGACAACAATTATCGTTCTCAACAAATATTGCAAAAGAGCAACAAAACTTCTCTCTATCATTTACTGAACCATACTTTATGGATTCGAAATGGACTCTGGGTGGAGAGGTGTTTAGAACAGTTGATACTCAACTTGATTCATACGATTATAAGAAACATGGTTTTGCGGCTCGTATTGGTTATCCTATCTTCGAATACACAAGGCTATATACAACATATAAGCTTGAAGAAACTGAGCTTACAGATATTAAAGATCCAACAGTCGATGAGAACGAAGATGGTGTGACTTCTTCAGTTCGTCTTGCTGTTGTAAAGGATAAGAGAAATAACCGTTTTGAGCCTACTGATGGTTACTACTGGAACCTTGCTACTGAGTATGCAGGACTTGGTGGTGATAAAGAATGGTGGAAGAATGAAATTGATGTACGTTATTTCTATCCGGTATGGAAAGAGCTAGTTTTTAGAAGTCGATTCTACACTGGGAAAATTGAAGATAAAGGTGTTCCTGTACCAAGAAATGAGAAATTCTCATTAGGTGGTGCGAGAAACTTACGTGGTTATGACATCGAAGATATTGGTCCAAAAGAGACTGTTACTTATGATGATGATAATGACCCAGGAACTCCTAATGTTACTGAAACATTTAATACAGGTGCCCCGTTCACTGTGTTTACAACACTGGAGCTTGAGCACCCACTTGCCAAAGAAGCAGGCCTTAAATTTGTTACTTTCTTTGATGCAGGTACGGCCAAAAGGCTAGAAGATATCGATAAGATATATATGGATTATGGTTTTGGTTTCCGTTGGTTCTCACCAATTGGTGTTCTAAGATTTGAGTGGGGTATTCCTATTAACCCTGACCCAGATATGAATGCGGGAACAAAATTCCACTTTGATATTGGACAATTATTTTAATTCGTAAGGAGACGATATGAAAAATTTATTAGTAATTGGATTACTTTTCTCTTCATTAACAGCATCTGCAATGAATATCGGACGTGTTGATGTTCAAAAAGTTCTTTTAACAGTTAAAGAGTCTAAAAAGATTAAGGATAAACTGCAAAAAGAAATCGATAAGAAGCAAGCTGAGCTTAAGAAAGAAGAAGAAGCTCTAGTAAAAGAAAAAGAGAAGTTTGAAAAACAAGCTCTTGTTATGAATGAAAAAACTAAGCAACAAAAAGGTCAAGAACTACAGAAGAAGTTCTTTGGTTTCCAACAGAAAATGCAACAGTACCAAGGTGAGCTTGCAAAAATGGAACAAAGTGCAAAAGGACCAATTTTAAATAAAATTAAAACTGTTGTTGAAGAAGTATCAAAGAAGAAAGGTCTTGATTGGACTTATGAGACTTCGACAACTCCAATTCTTTACATCAATAAAGTTACTGACATTACTGAAGATGTAATTAAAGCTTACGATAACAAACATAAGTAAATTGCTAATAAAAATAGACTCATGAAGGGAATACGAAGGTATTCCCTTTTGTCGTTTTAAAGGAGGGGATAAAATGTCCATTCTGATTAAAAATATTATCGAAAACGATAGCGATATGAGTTTTCTATCTGGAAATCTTGAGTACTCTGTTTCTGGGATTTCATCGATAGAAGAAATTATTGAAGAAAAAATTCTCTTCATTGGTGCTAAAAAATTTCTAGCTAAATATAGAGATGCTGGCGCTGGAGATAATTTAGCACTAATTATTGATACAAATCTTTTTGAATCGCTTGATGACTCTGAAAAGAAAGAACTAGAAAATAATTCGATAGTGTTACTTACTTCTTCAAATATACCTATCTCAATTACGAAAGCATCTAAATTATTTTTCGACGAAAAACTTGGGAGCTTAAATTACGATCTTGATGGCCGTAAAAGTAGCTTGGCCTCAATTCACCCTTCAGTAAAAATTGCTGAAAATGTTTTTGTTGGAGAGGGTGTCGAAATCGCAGCTGATTGTATAATCATGCCTGGCTGTGTGATTTTACCAAATGTTAAAATTGCCGAAAATTGTACAATTTATCCAAACGTGACAATTTATCCTCAAACTGTCATTGGAAAAAATTGTCGAATTCACTCTGGTACGACTATAGGTAGTGATGGATTCGGTTATAACTTTCATCAAGGTGTTCATCATAAGATTTGGCACTTTGGTGGAGTTGAAATTGGTGATGATGTTGAAATTGGTTCAAATACTTCAATTGACCAAGGAACATTCTCTCCAACACGTATCGGAAGTGGCGTAAAAATTGATAATCTTGTTCAAGTTGCTCACAATGTTAAGGTTGGAAACGGAGTTATTCTCTGCGGACAGGCCGGACTTGGTGGAAGTACAAAGATTGGAGATTATGCCGTTCTTGGAGGAAAAGCAGCTGTTGCAGACAACTTAGAAGTTGGTACGGCCGCTCAACTTGCAGGAGGATCGGTTGCTATTGGAAACGTGAAGCCGAAGGAAATCGTTGGTGGATACCCAGCAAGACCTATGCGTGAATTTTTACGAGGAATTGCTTTTTTACGAAAGAATATTTAACGGAAGGTAATGTATGCAATTAAACAAAGAACAAGTAATGCAAATTCTCCCTCATCGCGAGCCATTCTTATTTGTTGATGAAATCACAAGTGTAGAAGCAGTAGGTGAGGTAAACGAATTAAAAGATCTAGTTGGAGCAGTTGTAAAAGGACATTA includes:
- the prfB gene encoding peptide chain release factor 2 (programmed frameshift), coding for MALGEKKSLMVSYDEKLASLRRSLDVDQKSARIGEIQDMEAMPGFWDDNQNAAKVQKEKNLLEDVVNTYTKLKDLYDEFEILNEYATEGDEESATAAIEISDEFVEAFNKAELKVLLSDDADPNNAIVSINAGAGGTESCDWASMLFRMVKRWAEHKKFKVQLLDVQDGDSAGIKSATMLIEGNYAYGNLKSETGVHRLVRISPFDSANRRHTSFASIFVSPEVDDDIEIEVLDKDIRIDVYRSGGAGGQSVNTTDSAVRITHFPTGLVVTCQNERSQLQNKIQAMKVLKSRLYELELEKQRAAAAEEEANKKEIGWGAQIRSYVLHPYKMVKDHRTNYESSQAEKVLDGDIDGFMDAYLRWSVDGMKEE
- a CDS encoding FtsX-like permease family protein, translating into MSFFYLFKDFQLLFFRDRSSRYFITATIIGLMFSLAVILCSLALMDGFGVTLKKSLNAGSGEIILTATNGFFELNENEQKDLDNFPIQTKIPMLRTQSFVNKDEKGKAVFVVGVNEKINQLDNGLVEPGENEVIIGDLLAQDLKVKVGDTLKFSFSAGKLGERYLPTNAVLKVKDIKTFKIHEYRNRFVYVNLKKIQTLLGVKDRINLMSLRLKPEYRSLSKINEVVADMKSVFYYEYTIAPYWSDFATFLKAVEFEKYMISIVFSIVVILAIFNCLAFIIFSKERRSQEIFLLYAIGLSPKKFRTLWMVQNIGIWLIAFLGSLVCVEIFDYLLSTLDIFSLPTDVYHLNRIELFLSLRDIFIVGLISFIFIIFLTFVVLKRLDSKSMAQGLREEFS
- a CDS encoding ABC transporter ATP-binding protein, with amino-acid sequence MAVLNVSNVYKDFGNSHILKGVDLELSQGEQCVIKGSSGCGKSTLLYLIGGLENITSGQITVDNLNIGQMNDAKLANYRNSKIGFVFQFHFLLSSLTCLENILLPARLGGHDVSKVKKYILSLAKTLGVSECLKRYPYEISGGQQQRINLIRALSLRPKLLLCDEPTGNLDSKNSKIVADLIFELSRELGTTLLVVTHDEEMSRKFSRVHTMIDGILH
- the bamA gene encoding outer membrane protein assembly factor BamA, with protein sequence MINSWKSFIYIIVFSITLSIQASEIGPRVRLFKISSVEVQGLKKVEKEAVLDKLRSRAGLTLTNEILFDDIKTIYNLKYFESVEAHQDGNKLIFQVVEKPIIAKIVFSGNDEVDKDDLSENLKTREYSILDINSIQADVRQMEKTYEEKGFYLANVSYEIRHVDKENVHLVYKISEYDKVRVKKVTFLGLTAFAEEEVKSIMETREESLFSFLSGSGNFKELNFKTDIERIKYFYSTKGYLQVNVAVPEVTVSEDKKWVFITVKIKEGPKFDVRDVYFQGELLFTEDELREKTKLKAGEVYSEELLRRDIQTLTESYQDLGYAFANVIRNIQLVPGENRVDIQYSFEKGKLAKFGRISVTGNTKTRDKVIRRELKIHEGGKYSGSGLRESKENVNRLGFFEPGSVIFNTVSSPGQDDILDVEISVKEKSTGQISLGAGYSTATGGFFQASISQNNFRGLGQQLSFSTNIAKEQQNFSLSFTEPYFMDSKWTLGGEVFRTVDTQLDSYDYKKHGFAARIGYPIFEYTRLYTTYKLEETELTDIKDPTVDENEDGVTSSVRLAVVKDKRNNRFEPTDGYYWNLATEYAGLGGDKEWWKNEIDVRYFYPVWKELVFRSRFYTGKIEDKGVPVPRNEKFSLGGARNLRGYDIEDIGPKETVTYDDDNDPGTPNVTETFNTGAPFTVFTTLELEHPLAKEAGLKFVTFFDAGTAKRLEDIDKIYMDYGFGFRWFSPIGVLRFEWGIPINPDPDMNAGTKFHFDIGQLF
- a CDS encoding OmpH family outer membrane protein yields the protein MKNLLVIGLLFSSLTASAMNIGRVDVQKVLLTVKESKKIKDKLQKEIDKKQAELKKEEEALVKEKEKFEKQALVMNEKTKQQKGQELQKKFFGFQQKMQQYQGELAKMEQSAKGPILNKIKTVVEEVSKKKGLDWTYETSTTPILYINKVTDITEDVIKAYDNKHK
- the lpxD gene encoding UDP-3-O-(3-hydroxymyristoyl)glucosamine N-acyltransferase, with amino-acid sequence MSILIKNIIENDSDMSFLSGNLEYSVSGISSIEEIIEEKILFIGAKKFLAKYRDAGAGDNLALIIDTNLFESLDDSEKKELENNSIVLLTSSNIPISITKASKLFFDEKLGSLNYDLDGRKSSLASIHPSVKIAENVFVGEGVEIAADCIIMPGCVILPNVKIAENCTIYPNVTIYPQTVIGKNCRIHSGTTIGSDGFGYNFHQGVHHKIWHFGGVEIGDDVEIGSNTSIDQGTFSPTRIGSGVKIDNLVQVAHNVKVGNGVILCGQAGLGGSTKIGDYAVLGGKAAVADNLEVGTAAQLAGGSVAIGNVKPKEIVGGYPARPMREFLRGIAFLRKNI